In the genome of Actinomycetota bacterium, one region contains:
- a CDS encoding ATP-binding cassette domain-containing protein, which produces MDAVTHRYGDVHAVRDVNLSIAAGETVALVGPSGAGKTTVLRLVAGMLRPTAGRVLLHGQHLEGLQPGRDLTGLVGMVQQRLDLVPQLSVKHNVHAGSLGRWSLARALAALLLPLEQPAARAAVRRVGIDHKFHQRVSRLSGGEQQRVALARLLVQEPRIVLADEPVASLDPARADDLLALLARLARESGNTLVASLHAPQLARRHFGRMVGLRDGRVVFDRAAAAVTAELLDDVYRLGDAAEAGSLPPPTAIAADEATAAGR; this is translated from the coding sequence CTGGACGCCGTCACCCACCGCTACGGGGATGTCCACGCGGTGCGCGACGTCAATCTGTCGATCGCCGCCGGCGAGACCGTGGCACTGGTCGGACCCAGCGGCGCCGGCAAGACCACGGTGCTGCGCCTCGTCGCCGGGATGCTGCGACCCACGGCCGGCCGGGTGTTGCTGCACGGGCAGCACTTGGAGGGCCTGCAGCCGGGCCGGGACCTGACCGGGCTGGTCGGCATGGTCCAACAGCGTCTCGACCTCGTGCCGCAGCTGTCGGTCAAGCACAACGTCCACGCCGGCTCGCTCGGCCGGTGGAGCCTGGCCAGGGCACTGGCCGCGCTGCTGTTGCCCCTCGAGCAGCCAGCGGCCCGCGCCGCCGTGCGCCGCGTCGGGATCGACCACAAGTTCCACCAGCGCGTGTCGCGACTGTCGGGCGGGGAGCAGCAACGGGTGGCCCTGGCGCGGTTGCTGGTGCAGGAACCGCGGATCGTGCTCGCCGACGAGCCGGTCGCGTCGCTCGATCCCGCCCGCGCCGACGACCTGCTGGCCCTGTTGGCGCGGCTGGCACGCGAGTCGGGCAACACGCTCGTGGCGAGCCTTCACGCCCCCCAGCTGGCACGGCGCCACTTCGGCCGCATGGTCGGCTTGCGCGACGGGCGTGTGGTGTTCGACCGCGCAGCCGCCGCGGTGACCGCCGAGCTCCTCGATGACGTGTACCGCCTCGGGGACGCAGCCGAGGCTGGTTCTCTGCCACCACCCACGGCCATCGCAGCGGATGAGGCGACGGCCGCCGGTCGATGA
- a CDS encoding putative selenate ABC transporter substrate-binding protein, translating into MSARRVHRPPPTRRWAWVGLVVALLASACGATTSSSAADRRPRPIVIGGIPDQDVSVLRERFAGIAAELEDRVGIPFRYQPSVSYVAVVTGFRNEDVLLAWVGGLTGVQARLAVDRTEAVAQRPGDAEFRSVFIVGHGVDAESLEDLAGTTFTFGSESSTSGHLMPRLALRQASIDPESDFTGRPGYSGSHDMTWKLVETGAFQAGALNQTVWRSAVDHGKVDTRKVRGVHTTAPYHDYHWVVHPRIDELYGEGTTDRIVDALLAMRPQDGERTARTLDLFDTDRFIPTRNDNYDPIAEVARDLGLLQGR; encoded by the coding sequence ATGTCTGCTCGACGTGTGCACCGCCCACCGCCCACGCGGCGCTGGGCGTGGGTGGGGCTGGTTGTGGCCCTGCTGGCGTCCGCGTGCGGGGCGACGACCTCGTCGTCCGCAGCTGATCGTCGGCCGCGACCGATCGTGATCGGGGGAATCCCCGACCAGGACGTGTCGGTTCTGCGCGAGCGTTTCGCCGGGATCGCCGCCGAGCTCGAGGACCGCGTCGGCATCCCGTTCCGTTACCAGCCGTCCGTGTCGTACGTGGCGGTCGTGACCGGGTTCCGCAACGAAGACGTCCTGCTCGCCTGGGTCGGTGGGTTGACCGGGGTGCAGGCGCGCCTGGCGGTCGACCGGACGGAGGCGGTGGCGCAGCGACCTGGCGACGCGGAGTTCCGGTCGGTGTTCATCGTGGGTCATGGCGTGGACGCCGAGTCGCTGGAGGACCTGGCGGGGACCACGTTCACGTTCGGCAGCGAGAGCTCCACCTCGGGGCACCTCATGCCGCGGCTCGCGTTGCGGCAGGCCAGCATCGATCCCGAGTCCGACTTCACCGGGCGCCCCGGCTACTCGGGGTCGCACGACATGACGTGGAAGCTGGTCGAGACGGGGGCCTTCCAGGCCGGCGCGTTGAACCAGACCGTGTGGCGATCTGCGGTCGACCACGGCAAGGTCGACACGCGCAAGGTCCGGGGCGTGCACACCACCGCGCCCTACCACGACTACCACTGGGTCGTGCATCCGCGGATCGACGAGCTCTACGGCGAGGGCACCACCGACAGGATCGTCGACGCGCTGCTCGCGATGCGCCCCCAAGACGGCGAACGGACCGCTCGGACCCTCGATCTGTTCGACACGGACCGGTTCATCCCCACCCGCAACGACAACTACGACCCGATCGCCGAGGTCGCCCGCGACCTCGGACTGCTGCAGGGTCGGTGA
- a CDS encoding LysR family transcriptional regulator: MDTSELRAFCAAVSAGSLSAAARQLGISQPGLSRRVQRLEDELGVTLVIRGAGGIRLTHAGQRFLTFATRTLAEYDAIRAEARFPAGAMTGTIGIVASTTPGEYLVPELVARFVDEQPGVKTREFVTDSAGVARHLLHNDRWDVGFSGRRVNHPRLCYEPIGQDEIVLAAPSSHPLAERSAVAVDDLAGQRLIQREEGSGTQQTFVDTLAAHGLAVPPQPAAITLGSSGAVLSAVEAGLGIGVVSLRAVEHHASQVRALRVVGVPVVRSLYVVHVTDRDHPAHVRAFVEFVLDVGRGRDDAG; encoded by the coding sequence ATGGACACCAGCGAGCTCCGGGCCTTCTGCGCCGCCGTCAGCGCAGGGAGCCTGTCGGCGGCGGCCCGACAGCTGGGGATCAGCCAGCCCGGCCTGTCCCGCCGCGTGCAGCGCCTCGAGGACGAACTGGGAGTCACGCTGGTGATCCGCGGCGCCGGAGGTATCCGGCTCACCCACGCCGGTCAGCGGTTCCTGACGTTCGCCACACGGACCCTGGCCGAGTACGACGCGATCCGGGCCGAGGCCAGGTTCCCGGCCGGGGCTATGACCGGCACGATCGGGATCGTGGCGAGCACGACGCCGGGGGAGTACCTGGTCCCCGAGCTCGTCGCCCGCTTCGTCGACGAGCAACCCGGGGTCAAGACGCGAGAGTTCGTCACGGACTCGGCCGGCGTTGCCCGCCACCTGCTCCACAACGACCGCTGGGACGTGGGTTTCTCGGGTCGACGGGTCAACCATCCCCGCCTGTGCTACGAGCCCATCGGCCAGGACGAGATCGTCCTCGCCGCCCCATCGTCGCATCCCCTCGCCGAGCGGTCAGCCGTGGCCGTCGACGACCTCGCCGGTCAGCGCCTGATCCAGCGCGAGGAGGGATCGGGGACCCAGCAGACATTCGTCGACACCCTGGCGGCGCACGGCCTGGCGGTCCCGCCACAGCCGGCAGCGATCACGCTCGGCAGCAGCGGGGCGGTGCTGTCCGCGGTGGAGGCGGGCCTCGGGATCGGCGTGGTGTCGCTCCGCGCGGTCGAGCACCACGCCAGCCAGGTCCGGGCGTTGCGCGTGGTGGGTGTGCCGGTCGTGCGCAGCCTCTACGTGGTGCACGTCACCGACCGTGACCACCCGGCCCACGTGCGGGCCTTCGTCGAGTTCGTGCTCGATGTCGGACGCGGTCGCGACGATGCCGGATGA
- a CDS encoding glutamate-5-semialdehyde dehydrogenase: MRTVREICAAAKDASRVLATAPTAVRDAVLRDIADALEDHADSVLDANQRDIEAGRDAGLSAALIDRLTLTEDRIRAMANGLRKIVDLRDPVGEVVAGWTLPNGVEIRKVRVPLGVVAMIYEARPNVTVDAAGLCLKSGNACVLRGSSSAQSSNEALAAVIREKLALARLPEDAVALVEDPSRHSVQELMEARGLVDLLIPRGGAGLIERVVSGATVPVVETGVGNCHVYVDAAADLGKAVEIVVNAKAQRPSVCNAAETLLVHQAVADEFLPKAAAELRAAGVTLLGDDRARAVVDMDPASEDDFATEFLDLTLAVAVVADLDAAIAHVGRYGTLHTEAIVTEDRGAARRFQREVDAAAVMVNASTRFTDGEQFGFGAEIGISTQKTHARGPMALPELTSVKYLVDGDGHVRR; encoded by the coding sequence ATGCGTACCGTCCGTGAGATCTGTGCAGCCGCCAAGGATGCGAGCCGGGTCCTGGCCACGGCGCCGACCGCGGTCAGAGACGCTGTGCTCCGCGACATCGCCGACGCGCTCGAGGACCATGCCGACTCGGTGCTCGACGCCAACCAGCGTGACATCGAAGCGGGGCGCGACGCCGGCTTGAGCGCTGCGCTCATCGACCGGCTCACGCTGACCGAGGACCGCATCCGGGCGATGGCCAACGGCTTGCGCAAGATCGTCGACCTGCGCGACCCGGTCGGGGAGGTCGTCGCCGGCTGGACGCTGCCCAACGGGGTCGAGATCCGCAAGGTACGGGTCCCGCTGGGGGTCGTCGCGATGATCTACGAAGCCCGGCCCAACGTGACGGTCGACGCTGCGGGGCTGTGCCTCAAGTCAGGCAACGCATGCGTCCTACGCGGCTCATCCAGCGCCCAGTCCAGCAACGAGGCGCTGGCGGCGGTGATCCGCGAAAAACTCGCCCTGGCCCGGCTGCCCGAGGACGCCGTCGCGCTGGTCGAGGATCCCTCCCGCCACAGCGTGCAGGAGCTGATGGAGGCGCGTGGGCTGGTGGATCTGCTGATCCCGCGGGGCGGGGCCGGTCTGATCGAGCGGGTGGTCAGCGGGGCCACGGTCCCGGTCGTCGAGACCGGTGTCGGGAACTGCCACGTCTACGTCGACGCCGCTGCGGACCTGGGGAAGGCGGTCGAGATCGTGGTCAACGCCAAGGCGCAGCGTCCCTCGGTGTGCAACGCAGCCGAGACCCTCCTCGTTCACCAGGCCGTCGCCGACGAGTTCCTCCCCAAGGCCGCGGCGGAACTGCGCGCCGCCGGGGTGACGCTCCTCGGCGACGACCGCGCACGCGCGGTCGTGGACATGGACCCCGCCAGCGAGGATGACTTCGCCACGGAGTTTCTGGATCTCACGCTCGCGGTGGCGGTGGTCGCCGACCTGGACGCCGCGATCGCCCACGTCGGGCGGTACGGGACACTGCACACCGAGGCGATCGTCACCGAGGACCGTGGCGCGGCCCGCCGGTTCCAGCGCGAGGTCGACGCGGCTGCCGTCATGGTCAACGCCTCGACCCGGTTCACAGACGGGGAGCAGTTCGGGTTCGGTGCCGAGATCGGCATCTCGACGCAGAAGACCCACGCCCGTGGGCCGATGGCGCTCCCGGAGCTGACGTCGGTGAAGTACCTCGTCGACGGCGACGGGCACGTCCGCCGATGA
- the proB gene encoding glutamate 5-kinase: MAERRFDRPRLAVVKVGSSSLRGPDGRLDRDQIRVVVDGIAAARASATDVVLVSSGAVAAGLVLLAFDQRPTDMAKLQSAASVGQGALIHAYQRDFARHGLVCGQVLLTQDDFVSRRRYLNARKTFRMLLDLGAVPVVNENDVVATDELAYGDNDHLAALVASMLEADLLLLLSDVGGLYEVDPRQTPDANLVDRVDDLDRLAQLRIGGTGSFVGSGGMRSKVEAARVAVLSACHAVVADARRPAVIPDVLAGEPIGTWFVAQPKRLEARRLWIGFALNTRGRVHVDAGAARALVRRGTSLLAVGVTGADGDFTSGDAVAIVDPTGTLIARGLVNYDASDLRRIAGRTTEDAAAAFGDAYGREVVHRDDLVVLVS, encoded by the coding sequence GTGGCTGAACGCCGCTTCGACCGACCTCGACTGGCCGTGGTGAAGGTCGGCTCCAGCAGCCTGCGCGGCCCGGATGGGCGACTCGACCGCGACCAGATCCGGGTGGTCGTCGACGGGATCGCCGCCGCGCGCGCGTCCGCGACCGACGTCGTGCTGGTGTCCTCCGGGGCGGTCGCAGCCGGCCTCGTGCTGCTGGCGTTCGACCAGAGGCCAACGGACATGGCGAAGCTCCAGAGCGCCGCGTCGGTCGGGCAGGGAGCGCTGATCCACGCCTACCAGCGCGACTTCGCCCGGCACGGGCTGGTCTGCGGACAGGTCCTGCTCACCCAGGACGACTTCGTCTCACGGCGCCGCTACCTCAACGCCCGGAAGACCTTCCGCATGCTGCTGGATCTGGGTGCGGTCCCGGTCGTCAACGAGAACGACGTCGTGGCCACCGACGAGCTCGCGTACGGCGACAACGACCACCTGGCTGCCCTGGTCGCGTCCATGCTCGAGGCTGACCTGCTGCTGCTGCTGTCCGACGTCGGGGGCCTGTACGAGGTCGATCCCCGGCAAACCCCCGACGCGAACCTGGTCGACCGCGTTGACGACCTCGACCGCCTGGCGCAGCTGCGTATCGGAGGGACCGGTTCGTTCGTCGGCAGCGGCGGGATGCGTTCGAAGGTCGAGGCCGCCCGCGTGGCCGTCCTGTCCGCCTGCCATGCCGTCGTCGCCGACGCTCGTCGACCGGCCGTGATCCCCGACGTGCTCGCCGGTGAGCCGATCGGGACGTGGTTCGTCGCTCAGCCCAAGCGCCTGGAGGCGCGGCGGCTGTGGATCGGGTTCGCGTTGAACACGCGCGGTCGCGTCCACGTCGACGCCGGCGCGGCCCGGGCCCTTGTGCGGCGCGGCACCTCACTGCTGGCGGTGGGGGTGACCGGCGCGGACGGGGATTTCACCAGCGGTGACGCGGTCGCGATCGTCGACCCCACGGGGACACTGATCGCGCGAGGTCTGGTGAACTACGACGCGTCGGACCTGCGCCGCATCGCCGGGCGCACCACCGAGGACGCCGCTGCGGCGTTCGGCGACGCATACGGCCGCGAGGTGGTGCACCGCGACGACCTCGTCGTCCTGGTCTCGTGA
- the obgE gene encoding GTPase ObgE, giving the protein MWRAAQAALFRRRGEIVSDASPSFIDECTVHVRGGGGGNGAVSFRREAHVPRGGPDGGDGGRGGDVVLVADRGVTSLLDLHRDPHRRAPRGGHGQGMNRTGAAGDDLIVAVPAGTIVRDRITGDVLADLARPGQRIVAARGGRGGRGNASFASNRRRAPRFAELGEHGEEHSLRLELKLIADAGLVGFPSAGKSSLISRLSAARPRVEPWPFTTLTPHLGVMRAGDVDVVLADVPGLVEGASEGRGLGHRFLRHIERTAVVVHVLDTVPLEPDRDPVHDLDVITRELRAHDRSLLERPAVAVLNKVDVPDGRAMAALVRPVLEARDLEVFEVSAVTGEGLDRLRWRLAELVSARRAAEPDAVPGELVIRLEEREEPFTVERDAAGRFVVHSRRVDRWVQMTPLDNPDAIRYLQGRLRRAGVEGALIAAGARDGDEVVLGGEVFDFSPEPHDLPEDERETVVRPEADAWEDLDEPGAGGPEAAGG; this is encoded by the coding sequence ATGTGGAGGGCGGCTCAGGCCGCCCTCTTTCGTCGTCGAGGAGAGATCGTGTCCGATGCCTCCCCCAGCTTCATCGACGAGTGCACCGTCCACGTGCGCGGCGGCGGGGGCGGCAACGGCGCGGTCTCGTTCCGCCGCGAGGCGCATGTGCCACGCGGCGGTCCCGACGGGGGCGACGGCGGCCGCGGCGGCGACGTCGTCCTGGTCGCCGACCGCGGCGTGACCTCGCTCCTGGACCTGCATCGCGACCCGCACCGGCGCGCGCCCCGGGGCGGCCACGGGCAGGGCATGAACCGCACTGGAGCTGCCGGTGACGACCTCATCGTCGCGGTCCCGGCCGGGACGATCGTCCGTGACCGCATCACCGGGGACGTCCTCGCCGACCTCGCGCGGCCGGGTCAGCGCATCGTGGCCGCGCGTGGCGGCCGCGGGGGACGCGGCAACGCCTCGTTCGCCAGCAACCGCCGTCGCGCCCCGCGCTTCGCCGAACTTGGCGAGCACGGCGAGGAGCACTCGCTCCGCCTCGAGCTGAAGCTGATCGCCGACGCCGGCCTGGTGGGCTTCCCGAGCGCCGGGAAGTCATCGTTGATCTCGCGGCTCTCGGCCGCGCGGCCGCGGGTCGAGCCGTGGCCGTTCACCACGCTGACCCCGCACCTGGGCGTGATGCGTGCCGGCGATGTCGACGTCGTCCTGGCCGACGTGCCCGGCCTGGTGGAGGGCGCCAGCGAAGGACGGGGTCTCGGGCACCGCTTCCTGCGGCACATCGAGCGGACAGCCGTCGTGGTGCACGTCCTGGACACCGTGCCGCTCGAACCCGACCGCGACCCCGTCCACGACCTGGACGTGATCACCCGCGAGCTGCGTGCGCACGACCGCTCGCTACTGGAGCGGCCGGCGGTCGCGGTGCTGAACAAGGTCGACGTCCCGGACGGCCGGGCCATGGCGGCGCTGGTGCGCCCCGTCTTGGAGGCACGCGACCTGGAGGTCTTCGAGGTCAGCGCGGTCACCGGCGAGGGTCTCGACCGACTGCGGTGGCGGCTGGCGGAGCTCGTTTCGGCCCGTCGCGCCGCCGAACCCGATGCCGTCCCCGGGGAGCTGGTGATCCGCCTCGAGGAGCGAGAGGAGCCGTTCACGGTCGAGCGCGACGCTGCCGGCCGCTTCGTCGTGCACAGCCGGCGTGTCGACCGCTGGGTACAGATGACCCCGTTGGACAACCCCGACGCCATCCGGTACCTGCAGGGTCGGCTGCGGCGCGCCGGCGTGGAAGGGGCACTGATCGCCGCCGGGGCGCGGGATGGTGACGAGGTGGTGCTCGGCGGTGAGGTGTTCGACTTCTCACCTGAGCCGCACGACCTGCCCGAGGACGAGCGCGAGACCGTGGTGAGGCCTGAGGCGGACGCCTGGGAGGACCTCGACGAACCGGGCGCCGGCGGCCCGGAGGCGGCCGGTGGCTGA
- the rpmA gene encoding 50S ribosomal protein L27, protein MAHKKGGGSSNNGRDSNPQFLGVKAYGGEAVTAGSIIVRQRGTRIHPGRNVGRGSDDTLFALADGNVSFRSRRNRKYAEIIPAE, encoded by the coding sequence ATGGCACACAAAAAGGGCGGCGGCTCGTCCAACAACGGCCGCGATTCCAACCCGCAGTTCCTCGGGGTGAAGGCCTACGGCGGCGAGGCGGTGACCGCCGGCTCGATCATCGTCCGCCAGCGCGGCACCCGGATCCACCCGGGTCGGAACGTCGGTCGCGGGAGTGACGACACGTTGTTCGCGCTGGCGGACGGCAACGTGTCATTCCGCAGCCGGCGCAACCGCAAGTACGCGGAGATCATCCCGGCCGAGTAG
- the rplU gene encoding 50S ribosomal protein L21, which translates to MYAVIATGGKQYRVAPGDELRVEKLDGQVGDPVELRAVMVVDDDGTVTTGRDLGDRAVAATITGHGKGKKITVFTYKNKTRQRKKRGHRQRYTTVKVEQL; encoded by the coding sequence GTGTACGCCGTGATCGCAACCGGTGGCAAGCAGTACCGCGTCGCCCCCGGCGATGAGCTCCGCGTGGAGAAACTCGACGGCCAGGTCGGCGACCCGGTCGAGCTGCGCGCCGTGATGGTCGTCGACGATGACGGGACCGTGACCACCGGTCGTGACCTCGGCGACCGGGCGGTGGCCGCCACCATCACCGGCCACGGCAAGGGGAAGAAGATCACGGTCTTCACCTACAAGAACAAGACCCGCCAACGGAAGAAGCGCGGTCACCGCCAGCGTTACACGACCGTGAAGGTCGAGCAACTGTAG
- a CDS encoding Rne/Rng family ribonuclease, whose translation MTDDTNTSGADRDDGDAARTRTRTRTRTTQDAQRSTADQATAEQRETATPDDQRDETATNGDRRRRRRRGGRGRGRRRPAAARPAGADEDTAAADDEPAEARSGEVADEIVRGGTRLAAKRQARDRRGGRAARRSGARRVAEVSEDVRRAMLDGPPRTMLVTTRGDRTRIAVLEDRTVVEHYVTRKEDVSFVGNIYMARVQNVLPGMEAAFLDIGKGRNGVLYAGEVLYDELDLEGDAERRIEAALKPGQTVLVQVTKDPMGSKGARLTMHLSLAGRYMVLAPNETIFGISRKLADDERERLRKILKRIKPDGHGVIVRTAAADATEEQLADDLRRLLKKWEVVHERGQTAKALEPVYEEPDLVVRVIRDNFGPDFEALVVDSEDVRGNVAAYLEEVMPEALDKLQLYQPPTDRKREEPLSLFDAYHVTEQLKQALERKVWLPSGGYLIIEKTEAMTIIDVNTGKFTGSTNLEETVLKTNLEAAEEVVRQLRLRDIGGMVVIDFIDMLLKANQEQVVRRLKRELLRDRTKTRVSDVSRLGLVQMTRKNVSQGLLEVFSRRCPHCEGRGLLLELE comes from the coding sequence GTGACCGACGACACCAATACCTCCGGCGCGGACCGGGACGACGGCGACGCTGCCCGAACCCGGACCCGCACCCGCACACGAACAACTCAGGACGCCCAGCGATCGACAGCCGACCAAGCAACCGCTGAGCAGCGGGAGACGGCCACCCCCGACGATCAGCGCGACGAGACGGCAACGAACGGAGACCGACGCCGACGCCGACGCCGTGGAGGGAGGGGCCGTGGCCGTCGCCGCCCCGCCGCGGCGCGTCCCGCGGGTGCGGACGAGGACACCGCAGCCGCGGACGACGAACCAGCCGAGGCGAGAAGCGGTGAGGTCGCCGACGAGATCGTCCGGGGGGGGACCCGGCTCGCCGCGAAGCGACAGGCGCGGGACCGACGCGGAGGTCGCGCCGCCCGGCGCAGCGGTGCCCGCCGGGTCGCTGAGGTTTCCGAGGATGTGCGTCGGGCCATGCTCGACGGCCCACCGCGGACGATGCTGGTCACCACCCGCGGAGACCGTACCCGCATCGCGGTGCTCGAGGACCGCACCGTCGTTGAGCACTACGTCACACGCAAGGAGGACGTCTCCTTCGTCGGCAACATCTACATGGCGCGCGTTCAAAACGTCCTGCCCGGGATGGAGGCGGCGTTCCTCGACATCGGCAAGGGCCGCAACGGCGTCCTCTACGCGGGTGAGGTCCTGTACGACGAACTTGATCTCGAAGGCGACGCCGAACGCCGCATCGAAGCGGCCCTAAAGCCAGGACAGACCGTCCTGGTACAGGTGACCAAGGACCCCATGGGTTCCAAGGGAGCCAGGCTCACCATGCACCTGTCACTCGCTGGCCGGTACATGGTCCTGGCACCCAACGAGACGATCTTCGGGATCTCACGCAAGCTCGCTGACGACGAACGCGAGCGGCTGCGCAAGATCCTCAAGCGCATCAAGCCCGATGGTCACGGCGTGATCGTTCGGACCGCGGCAGCCGATGCCACCGAGGAACAGCTCGCCGACGACCTCCGGCGGTTGCTCAAGAAGTGGGAGGTCGTCCACGAGCGGGGACAGACCGCCAAGGCGCTCGAGCCGGTCTACGAGGAACCAGACCTCGTCGTGCGGGTGATCCGCGACAACTTCGGGCCCGACTTCGAGGCTCTGGTGGTCGACAGCGAAGATGTCCGCGGCAACGTCGCGGCGTACCTGGAAGAGGTCATGCCCGAGGCCCTGGACAAGCTCCAGCTGTACCAGCCGCCGACGGACCGCAAGCGCGAAGAGCCACTCAGCCTGTTCGACGCCTACCACGTGACCGAGCAGCTGAAGCAGGCGCTCGAACGCAAGGTGTGGCTGCCGTCTGGCGGGTACCTAATCATCGAGAAGACCGAGGCGATGACGATCATCGACGTCAACACCGGGAAGTTCACCGGCTCGACGAACCTCGAGGAGACGGTGTTGAAGACGAACCTCGAGGCGGCCGAGGAGGTCGTCCGCCAGCTACGGCTGCGCGATATCGGTGGGATGGTCGTCATCGACTTCATCGACATGCTGCTCAAGGCCAACCAGGAGCAGGTGGTGCGGCGACTCAAACGCGAGCTGCTGCGCGACCGCACCAAGACACGCGTCTCGGACGTCAGCCGCCTCGGCCTGGTGCAGATGACCCGCAAGAACGTCTCCCAGGGGCTGCTCGAGGTTTTCAGCCGGCGCTGCCCCCACTGCGAAGGTCGGGGCCTGCTCCTGGAGCTGGAGTGA
- the rodA gene encoding rod shape-determining protein RodA, whose product MDVGYYGADRNERLVRERIQASWMDAYSPARHLDAVLVVAAMLLSSIGIAMIYSATYHRLELAGLPPASLANKQAVALGIALAAMIATAVFDYRYVRAYAPLLYTGAIFFLLVVLTPFGKAVHGSQSWIDLGGFQLQPSEFAKVALVAALAALLHERKAEPDLTAILAAVGLVAVPTGLILLQPDFGTALVFPWIAFIILLVVGTRARYLVGLLVTAALGVALVLKAGVLADYQIARLTSFLDVGNSELARTTLYNTNQSMIAVGSGGFAGRGFLKGTQTNLSYVPENHNDFIFTVVGEEFGFLGAAVVLGLFAIILWRGLRITALAKDTFGRLAAAGAVAVLSIQMFVNVGMTIGITPVTGIPLPFVSYGGTSLISSFLLVGLLLNVHMRRF is encoded by the coding sequence ATGGACGTCGGCTACTACGGCGCCGACCGCAACGAGCGGCTGGTGCGTGAGCGCATCCAGGCCAGCTGGATGGACGCCTATTCCCCGGCGCGCCATCTCGACGCGGTGCTGGTCGTGGCGGCGATGCTGCTCAGCAGCATCGGCATCGCGATGATCTACAGCGCGACGTACCACCGGCTGGAGTTGGCGGGGCTGCCACCGGCGTCACTGGCGAACAAGCAGGCCGTGGCACTGGGGATCGCGCTGGCGGCAATGATCGCCACGGCAGTCTTCGACTACCGCTACGTTCGGGCGTACGCACCGTTGCTGTACACCGGTGCGATCTTCTTCCTGTTGGTCGTCCTGACACCGTTCGGCAAGGCCGTGCACGGATCCCAGAGTTGGATCGACCTCGGGGGGTTCCAGCTCCAGCCGTCCGAGTTCGCCAAGGTCGCGCTCGTCGCTGCGTTGGCTGCGCTGCTACACGAGCGCAAGGCCGAGCCCGATCTCACGGCGATCCTGGCGGCCGTCGGCCTGGTCGCGGTCCCCACGGGACTGATCCTGCTGCAACCGGACTTCGGGACCGCCCTGGTGTTCCCGTGGATCGCGTTCATCATCCTGCTGGTCGTCGGGACCCGGGCGCGGTACCTGGTCGGGCTGCTGGTCACGGCGGCGCTGGGGGTGGCCCTGGTCCTCAAGGCCGGAGTGCTGGCCGACTACCAGATCGCGCGGCTGACCTCCTTCTTGGACGTCGGCAACAGCGAGCTGGCCAGGACCACGCTGTACAACACCAACCAGTCGATGATCGCGGTCGGGTCGGGGGGCTTCGCCGGGCGAGGCTTCCTCAAAGGCACTCAGACCAACCTGTCGTACGTGCCCGAGAACCACAACGACTTCATCTTCACCGTGGTCGGCGAGGAGTTCGGATTCCTCGGCGCTGCTGTGGTCCTCGGCCTGTTCGCCATCATCCTGTGGCGTGGGCTGCGGATCACCGCTCTGGCCAAGGACACGTTCGGTCGTCTCGCGGCGGCCGGTGCGGTGGCGGTGCTGTCCATCCAGATGTTCGTCAACGTTGGTATGACGATCGGGATCACGCCGGTGACGGGGATCCCGCTGCCTTTCGTCAGCTACGGCGGAACGTCGCTGATCAGCTCGTTCCTGCTGGTGGGCCTCTTGCTCAACGTTCACATGCGTCGTTTCTGA